One genomic region from Salvia hispanica cultivar TCC Black 2014 chromosome 2, UniMelb_Shisp_WGS_1.0, whole genome shotgun sequence encodes:
- the LOC125205276 gene encoding pectate lyase-like produces MASIYSIKMSILLLSLLYLVALLPKSNAKIAEMDDYLRKKAEQSHLEYIKAYVPNPEAVAEEISQEVGETMVHHITKRRHLLEGGNKATNPIDRCWRGDRNWDQNRKRLVDCVLGFGRHTTGGRDGEFYVVTDNSDDDVDNPRPGTLRHAVIQTEPLWIIFERDMLISLKQELIFASDKTIDGRGAKVRIAYGAGFTIQFVHNVIIHNIRMHNIVPAFGGLIRDAVDHIGLRTISDGDAISIYGSNNIWIDHVSLSKATDGLIDAIEGSTAITISNCKFNNHNAVMLLGAHDSTTEDKLMQTTIAFNRFGEGLVQRMPRCRWGLFHIINNYYSHWQMYAIGGSANPTIISQGNRYKAADNSNTKQVTKREYSSEEEWQNWQWQSEGDVFVNGAYFQSSGPKIKHNHWSVATKRHMMKFRPGSYAGRLSRYAGVLKCVAGKLC; encoded by the exons atGGCGTCCATTTATAGCATCAAGATGTCAATTCTCCTCCTCTCCCTGTTATATTTAGTTGCACTGCTGCCTAAATCCAACGCAAAAATTGCAGAAATGGATGATTATCTCAGAAAAAAGGCTGAGCAATCCCATCTTGAATATATCAAGGCCTATGTTCCCAACCCTGAGGCTGTTGCTGAGGAAATCAGTCAAGAAGTTGGCGA GACAATGGTGCACCATATCACCAAGAGGAGGCACCTCCTGGAAGGTGGCAACAAGGCTACAAACCCCATCGACCGTTGCTGGCGCGGCGACCGCAACTGGGACCAGAACCGCAAGAGGCTCGTGGACTGCGTCCTCGGCTTCGGCCGCCACACCACAGGAGGAAGGGACGGGGAATTCTACGTCGTCACCGACAACTCCGACGATGACGTGGATAACCCTAGGCCGGGCACCCTCCGGCACGCGGTCATCCAGACGGAGCCCCTGTGGATCATCTTCGAACGCGACATGCTCATCAGCCTCAAGCAAGAGCTCATCTTCGCCAGCGACAAGACCATCGACGGCCGTGGCGCCAAAGTCCGCATCGCGTACGGGGCCGGCTTCACGATCCAGTTCGTCCACAACGTGATCATCCACAACATCCGGATGCACAACATCGTCCCGGCCTTCGGAGGCCTGATCAGGGACGCTGTCGACCACATCGGCCTCCGCACCATAAGCGACGGCGACGCCATCTCCATCTACGGCTCCAACAACATCTGGATCGACCATGTCTCCCTCTCCAAAGCCACCGACGGCCTCATCGACGCCATCGAGGGATCCACCGCCATCACCATCTCCAACTGTAAATTCAACAACCACAATGCT GTGATGCTTCTTGGAGCACATGATAGTACTACTGAAGACAAACTGATGCAAACAACAATTGCATTCAACCGTTTTGGTGAAGGTTTGGTGCAGAGAATGCCGAGGTGCAGATGGGGTCTATTCCACATCATCAACAACTACTATTCCCACTGGCAAATGTATGCCATCGGCGGCAGCGCAAACCCCACTATTATCAGCCAGGGCAATCGATACAAGGCTGCAGACAACTCCAACACCAAGCAG GTGACCAAGAGGGAGTATTCTTCTGAGGAGGAGTGGCAGAATTGGCAATGGCAATCCGAAGGCGATGTGTTTGTCAACGGAGCCTACTTCCAATCTTCTGGTCCGAAGATCAAACACAACCACTGGAGTGTTGCCACAAAGAGGCACATGATGAAGTTCAGGCCAGGCTCATATGCAGGCAGGCTATCGCGATATGCAGGCGTCCTCAAGTGCGTTGCAGGGAAACTGTGCTGA
- the LOC125203694 gene encoding single-stranded DNA-binding protein WHY1, chloroplastic-like, whose amino-acid sequence MIIHSLCPPRGGAAISIQQPQKLSAFNSAIPTKFVSTRKSSSLFHCPLRYRSKNATFCVKNQYLTPQEQSHQQQKFSPYDSPSQSQPGGQFPPRVYVGYSIYKGKAALTVEPRAPEFSPLESGAFKLSKEGYVLLQFAPASGVRQYDWSRKQVFSLSVNEIGHIISLGARGSCEFFHDPNKGKSDEGRVRKVLKVEPLPDGSGHFFNLSVQNKITNVDENIYIPITKAEFTVLVSSFNFVLPYLLGWHTFVNSIKPEDANRQNSSNATNPRSADFEWTR is encoded by the exons ATGATAATCCACAGTTTATGTCCACCCAGAGGAGGCGCGGCGATTTCAATTCAACAACCCCAGAAATTGTCCGCTTTTAATTCCGCTATACCCACCAAATTTGTTTCCACAAGGAAAAGTTCTTCACTTTTCCACTGCCCACTTCGATATCGCTCtaaaaatgcaacattttGTGTGAAAAATCAGTACTTGACTCCTCAAGAACAAAGTCACCAGCAGCAGAAGTTTTCCCCTTACGACTCTCCTTCCCAATCGCAGCCTG GAGGGCAGTTTCCACCAAGGGTTTATGTGGGATACTCTATATATAAAGGGAAAGCTGCTCTTACAGTGGAACCTCGTGCGCCAGAGTTCTCTCCTTTAGAG TCTGGGGCCTTTAAGCTGTCGAAAGAGGGCTATGTTCTGCTCCAGTTTGCTCCGGCATCTGGTGTTCGTCAATATGATTGGAGTCGGAAACAG GTATTCTCGTTATCAGTGAATGAAATTGGACACATAATCAGCCTTGGTGCAAGAGGCTCTTGTGAGTTTTTCCATGACCCAAATAAAGGAAAGAG CGATGAGGGCAGAGTGAGGAAAGTGTTGAAGGTGGAGCCTTTGCCTGATGGTTCTGGCCACTTCTTCAATCTAA GTGTTCAAAACAAGATCACCAACGTGGACGAGAACATCTATATCCCCATCACAAAGGCAGAGTTTACTGTTCTTGTATCATCTTTTAAT TTTGTTCTACCATATCTATTGGGCTGGCATACCTTTGTGAACTCCATAAAGCCTGAAGATGCAAATCGTCAAAACAGCTCTAACGCCACTAACCCTAGATCTGCAGACTTCGAATGGACCAGATAG
- the LOC125203348 gene encoding probable WRKY transcription factor 72: MIFEGEAMINMSSNNDEIEETLNTETLSMEGANVTRAKVKMEEVRKENERLKVTLSQIMEDYSCLKKQFNGITDQSKKVTNLASMAGSDEESELVCLSLGRFSGPKEEKKMMNKSKTLENGNKLDGIELGLNSCHPDNSRNSLDESKEEGSNDVRSSTKHSRIGDDEILQHNNPMKKPRVSVRAQCNTQTMHDGCQWRKYGQKIAKGNPCPRAYYRCTVSPTCPVRKQVQRSIDDMSILITTYEGAHNHPLPPSAAAMASATSSAAAMLSCGSTTSTSCLTGYNFSTASNFPRATISSSQSHPTVILDLTPPNHHSNRLSSTLFSNTRSSPTSLNFSSNFPTTMAPPHSHHPFFSGVQKQTGNDQKIAAAIAHDPSFQSALAAAFTSIVAKNNNVNGARSSGMNFHHLNFAQPSTTTSTASVGCAASFMSRFGQPMNSQQHNLTLAASKSRAMSLADEGEHLSL, encoded by the exons ATGATTTTTGAGGGAGAAGCGATGATAAATATGTCTTcaaataatgatgaaattgaagaaaccCTAAATACAGAAACGTTATCGATGGAG GGGGCAAATGTGACAAGAGCAAAAGTGAAGATGGAAGAagttagaaaagaaaatgagagatTAAAAGTCACATTGTCACAAATCATGGAAGATTACAGTTGTCTTAAAAAGCAGTTCAACGGCATAACTGACCAATCCAAGAAAGTAACAAATCTCGCTTCGATGGCCGGTTCTGATGAGGAATCGGAGCTGGTTTGTTTGAGTCTTGGGAGATTCTCAGGCCCtaaggaggagaagaagatgatgaacaaaagcaaaaccctagaaaatggaaataaactTGACGGAATCGAACTAGGGCTCAACTCATGTCACCCGGACAATTCGAGAAACAGCTTAGATGAATCTAAGGAAGAAGGGAGCAACGACGTCCGATCATCCACCAAACATTCTAGAATCGGAGATGATGAGATTTTGCAGCACAACAACCCTATGAAGAAACCTAGGGTTTCTGTAAGAGCTCAATGCAACACTCAAACG ATGCATGATGGATGTCAATGGAGGAAATATGGACAAAAAATAGCTAAAGGAAATCCATGCCCCCGGGCTTACTACCGTTGCACTGTCTCCCCAACCTGTCCCGTCAGAAAACAG GTGCAAAGAAGTATAGATGACATGAGCATTCTGATCACCACCTACGAAGGAGCTCACAACCACCCTCTCCCGCCTTCGGCCGCTGCAATGGCTTCCGCCACCTCCTCAGCCGCGGCCATGCTCAGCTGCGGCTCCACCACAAGCACCAGCTGTCTAACCGGATACAATTTCAGCACCGCTTCGAATTTCCCACGAGCCACCATCTCCTCATCACAATCACACCCCACAGTCATACTCGACCTCACCCCACCAAATCACCACAGCAACAGATTATCATCAACCCTATTTTCCAACACTCGCTCTTCCCCAACTTCCCTCAACTTCTCATCCAATTTTCCCACCACGATGGCGCCACCTCATTCTCACCATCCCTTTTTCTCCGGCGTCCAAAAGCAAACTGGGAATGATCAGAAAATTGCTGCAGCGATCGCCCACGATCCGAGTTTCCAGTCAGCGTTGGCTGCCGCTTTCACGTCAATTGTTGCGAAGAACAACAATGTGAATGGAGCTAGAAGTTCTGGAATGAATTTTCATCATCTGAATTTCGCACAGCCGTCGACGACAACGAGTACTGCAAGCGTAGGTTGCGCAGCGAGCTTCATGAGCAGATTTGGGCAACCAATGAATTCCCAACAGCATAACTTGACATTGGCTGCATCAAAATCCCGAGCTATGTCATTGGCAGATGAGGGAGAACACCTCAGCTTATGA
- the LOC125203347 gene encoding pentatricopeptide repeat-containing protein At2g02750-like translates to MRQKIAQLVKDGLYKEAIALYAHNHAASIPPTNFTFPYILKACAALKAVSGGQMLHASLLKFGCMNKHTTTDLTNMYMKLGLVDSAAKLFDVIPHPSISILNVVISGFLQNGLSEEGFRVFRQFSVPNLSIDSFTVASVLSACENAAVGMQLHCLAIKIGVESDDYAATSLMTMYLDCGELGFASSLFKWIEKKGVVFYNAYISGLAEKGIVEMVLCVFKEMKLLSEKLTIATMVSVLSACGTGRCVRFGRQLHGLIVKVGLEFDTNVGTALVDMYSKCGSWQCAYGVFSDMGGNRNLITWNSMIAGMMLNGECEQAVDLFSQLETEGGGLEADSVTWNSMISGFTQLGKADEAFLLFRKMLSCSAIPSVRCITSLLAACSSLSMQSYGKEIHAFAARRKVVDDVFLATAVIDLYMKCGQPGLACNVFNQFDVKPNDPAFWNAMISGHGKHGQSEAAFDVFNQMVEHDVEPNLVTLSCLLSVCSHSGHVDKGFQIFRLFTVGYGFNPTSKHMSILIDLLSRSGRLDEALELLRATDETFAFVSASLLGASEQHMDNRLREEMAQRVVELEPENPIPFVVLSNIYARQDRWKDVHKIRKLMDKKGLRKLPGLSSVASA, encoded by the coding sequence ATGAGGCAAAAAATAGCACAACTAGTTAAAGATGGACTGTACAAAGAAGCCATTGCGCTCTACGCGCATAACCACGCCGCCTCCATCCCGCCGACGAATTTCACCTTTCCCTACATCCTCAAAGCCTGCGCCGCTCTCAAGGCTGTTTCCGGCGGCCAAATGCTCCACGCTAGCCTCCTCAAATTTGGGTGTATGAATAAGCACACGACTACCGACCTCACCAACATGTATATGAAACTGGGCTTAGTCGACAGTGCAGCCAAACTGTTCGACGTAATTCCCCATCCAAGTATATCTATACTTAACGTTGTTATTTCCGGTTTTTTACAAAATGGGCTTTCAGAAGAAGGTTTTAGAGTGTTTCGACAATTTAGTGTCCCTAACCTTAGTATCGATTCCTTTACGGTAGCGAGTGTGTTGTCTGCTTGTGAGAATGCTGCGGTTGGGATGCAATTGCATTGTTTAGCCATCAAGATTGGCGTAGAAAGCGATGATTATGCAGCAACATCGCTTATGACGATGTATTTAGATTGTGGGGAGTTGGGTTTTGCTTCGAGTTTGTTTAAGTGGATTGAGAAGAAAGGCGTGGTTTTCTACAATGCTTATATATCAGGGCTTGCGGAGAAAGGGATTGTGGAAATGGTGTTGTGTGTGTTTAAGGAAATGAAGCTGTTATCTGAGAAACTTACTATAGCTACCATGGTTTCTGTGCTGTCTGCTTGTGGAACTGGTAGGTGTGTGAGATTTGGTAGGCAGCTTCATGGGCTTATAGTTAAAGTTGGATTAGAGTTCGACACTAACGTTGGGACTGCCCTTGTAGATATGTATTCAAAATGCGGTTCTTGGCAATGTGCGTATGGTGTATTCAGTGACATGGGTGGTAACAGAAATCTGATAACATGGAATTCGATGATAGCTGGAATGATGCTAAATGGTGAATGTGAACAGGCTGTAGATCTTTTTTCCCAATTAGAGACTGAAGGAGGAGGGTTAGAAGCTGACTCTGTGACATGGAATTCTATGATCAGTGGTTTCACTCAGCTAGGAAAGGCTGATGAAGCTTTTCTCTTGTTCAGAAAGATGCTATCTTGCAGTGCAATACCTAGTGTGCGATGCATCACTAGCTTGCTAGCAGCTTGTTCATCCCTGTCGATGCAGAGCTATGGAAAGGAGATACATGCGTTTGCTGCAAGAAGGAAAGTCGTTGATGATGTGTTCTTGGCTACTGCAGTCATCGACCTGTATATGAAGTGTGGACAACCTGGTTTAGCCTGCAACGTTTTTAACCAGTTTGATGTAAAGCCAAACGATCCAGCATTTTGGAATGCCATGATTTCTGGGCATGGAAAACATGGGCAGAGTGAAGCAGCCTTTGATGTTTTCAATCAAATGGTAGAGCATGATGTTGAGCCAAATTTAGTTACTCTGAGTTGCCTTTTGTCTGTATGCAGCCACAGTGGCCATGTTGACAAGGGCTTCCagatttttagattattcaCTGTGGGATATGGTTTTAATCCGACTTCGAAGCATATGAGTATCTTGATTGATCTCCTTAGTCGTTCTGGAAGGCTAGATGAAGCCTTGGAACTCCTAAGAGCAACAgatgaaacgtttgctttcGTTTCAGCTTCTCTGCTTGGCGCTTCCGAGCAACATATGGATAATAGGTTAAGAGAAGAGATGGCTCAGAGAGTTGTAGAATTAGAGCCTGAAAACCCGATTCCGTTTGTGGTTTTGTCCAACATATATGCCAGACAAGATAGGTGGAAAGATGTCCACAAGATAAGAAAGTTGATGGACAAGAAGGGACTGAGAAAACTGCCTGGGCTTAGTTCAGTTGCAAGCGCCTAG